The window AACTACAATAATTATATCAACTTGGAAAGAAACGAACTGATCTCACAATCATTATCGATCAGTAGAGATATGCCCTGTTGGAAATTACTTATCAATTGGTCTAAACAGGGTGATTACTGGAATTTCCGAGTAATGTTCTATAATATTCAGCTTCCTGAGACTTTACGCCTAAGACACACAGAATATCGAAGAGGATAGTCATTGTGTTAACTGCAAGATTCTCTGGCGCAGTCTTTCTTGACCGTGATGGGACGATCAATAAGGACAGTGGATATATAACTCATCCGGAGGATTTTAATATCTTTCCTTTTGCAGGTGAAGCAATAAAGATCTTAAATGACCTGGGATTTTTAACCCTTATCGTCACCAATCAATCGGGAATTGCTCGAGGATTTTATACTTTTAATGACTTAGGAAAAATACATACAAAGATGCTGTCTCAATTAGCAGAACATGAAGCAAAAATCGACAAGATATATATCTCCCCCTATTTTCATGAGGGAACAGTAGAGCCGTACAATGTATCTCACATAGACAGAAAACCGAATCTTGGTCTTTTTTATCAGGCACAGAAAGATTATGAATTCTCAGTGCAAAAATCTTTTATGATCGGAGATCGCTATACCGATATTGAGTTTGGGAAAAGAGCCGGACTGACTACGATTCTTGTCTTGACCGGTGATGGAGAGAGTGATTTTTTAACTAATCGCCATAATTGGATATATAAACCAGATTATATAGTCAAGAACCTTTTAGTGGCTGCAAAATTGATCAAAAAACTTAATAGTTAGACACGTTTAAGAGAACTGAGATTCTCTTTTATAGTCAGATGTTACTTGTCTTTTCAATAGAAATGTTATCTTCTTTACCCTGTTTTCTGCTTTGATTGACAATAAGCTCACCAATCAAGCCGA is drawn from Candidatus Cloacimonadota bacterium and contains these coding sequences:
- a CDS encoding HAD family hydrolase, coding for MLTARFSGAVFLDRDGTINKDSGYITHPEDFNIFPFAGEAIKILNDLGFLTLIVTNQSGIARGFYTFNDLGKIHTKMLSQLAEHEAKIDKIYISPYFHEGTVEPYNVSHIDRKPNLGLFYQAQKDYEFSVQKSFMIGDRYTDIEFGKRAGLTTILVLTGDGESDFLTNRHNWIYKPDYIVKNLLVAAKLIKKLNS